In Treponema denticola, one genomic interval encodes:
- a CDS encoding ComEC/Rec2 family competence protein, producing MVNEKKLKNFHNLFVLKPIVVSALAAVLTFYFFCFIEPYFDGFLLRIILIFFILFSFVLFLTFFFLKNKVKLIFAGFVIGSIAVLRLIFIYAAPLTLAEVNNVESLQAELTGEAYPAGDKYYAANAKLISLSYKNGAKFSAKGNIKIFFPSDMILQNNAFGISTYKVVYKAGSRKEALHNFSKGVIFEASGRFGEKKNGVSPLAFFGDKFVPEFLGWRSAVLRFRALLRFYLMRLLSGWGSAGALLLALLSANRDFLIFPVSEAFKNAGLAHVLALSGMHVSLVSLTAVQMGTIFGKKSLAIKFSLISIILFVWFAGAAPSLNRALGMMILIIIGKSLGLQPQMISVLCTMLIFHIAVKPDDALSLGFMLSYGALAGILLFGSAVHDILNGKIPPKILGSFSASIRAQTFTAPIVISKIGVLVPVGIIASVIVSPLISAFLILGLGAIFISLLFPFTGFIFSYFLNGFYNLIFFIIRIFALFPLMTADSFFDCLTFAILPFTAGLISMFYADRKLKRRENLLK from the coding sequence GTGGTAAATGAGAAAAAATTAAAAAATTTTCACAATCTTTTTGTTTTAAAACCGATTGTCGTATCTGCACTAGCTGCAGTTTTAACATTTTATTTTTTTTGCTTTATTGAGCCGTATTTTGACGGGTTTCTATTGCGCATTATCTTAATTTTTTTTATTTTATTTTCTTTTGTACTTTTTTTGACCTTTTTTTTCTTAAAAAATAAGGTTAAGCTTATTTTTGCTGGTTTTGTTATAGGATCTATTGCTGTCTTACGCCTTATTTTTATATATGCCGCCCCATTGACTCTTGCAGAAGTAAATAATGTTGAAAGCCTTCAAGCTGAGCTTACGGGAGAAGCCTATCCTGCAGGTGATAAATACTATGCTGCAAATGCTAAACTTATATCCTTATCTTATAAAAACGGAGCTAAATTCTCAGCAAAGGGGAATATAAAAATATTTTTTCCTTCTGACATGATATTGCAAAATAATGCTTTTGGTATTTCGACCTACAAGGTCGTCTATAAGGCCGGTTCAAGAAAAGAAGCTTTACATAATTTTTCTAAGGGTGTAATATTTGAAGCTTCAGGCCGTTTCGGAGAAAAGAAAAACGGTGTGAGCCCCTTGGCCTTTTTTGGAGACAAATTCGTTCCCGAATTTTTAGGCTGGAGATCGGCCGTTTTAAGATTCAGGGCTTTGTTGCGGTTTTATCTGATGAGATTATTGTCAGGGTGGGGGAGTGCAGGTGCCTTGCTTTTAGCCCTCCTTTCTGCAAACAGGGATTTTTTGATTTTTCCTGTTTCGGAAGCCTTTAAAAATGCAGGACTTGCTCATGTCTTGGCTCTTTCCGGTATGCATGTTTCTTTGGTAAGCTTAACTGCGGTTCAAATGGGAACAATATTCGGAAAAAAAAGCCTCGCGATAAAGTTTTCTCTCATTTCGATTATACTTTTTGTTTGGTTTGCAGGAGCGGCGCCATCTTTAAACCGTGCTCTCGGCATGATGATTTTAATTATTATAGGAAAGTCTTTGGGTCTTCAGCCTCAGATGATTTCTGTTTTATGTACGATGCTTATTTTTCATATTGCCGTAAAGCCTGATGATGCCCTAAGTCTCGGCTTTATGCTTTCTTACGGAGCCTTGGCCGGTATACTACTTTTTGGAAGTGCAGTACATGATATCTTAAACGGAAAAATACCTCCTAAAATATTGGGAAGTTTTTCGGCCTCAATAAGAGCTCAAACCTTTACCGCTCCAATTGTAATAAGCAAAATAGGAGTTCTGGTACCCGTAGGTATAATTGCCTCTGTTATTGTAAGTCCCCTGATATCTGCCTTTTTAATCTTAGGCCTAGGGGCAATTTTTATTTCTCTTTTATTCCCATTTACCGGCTTTATTTTTTCTTACTTTTTAAATGGTTTTTATAACTTGATATTTTTTATTATTCGAATTTTTGCCCTTTTTCCTCTGATGACGGCAGACTCTTTTTTTGATTGCTTGACTTTTGCGATACTCCCCTTTACGGCCGGTCTAATTTCTATGTTTTATGCTGATAGAAAATTAAAACGAAGAGAGAATCTTTTAAAATGA
- a CDS encoding IMPACT family protein, which produces MKVLMQYASSELNVKNSRFLAEIFPINSAAEARDLLKSQKEKYEDARHVVHAFVAGENGEVLGCSDDGEPSGTAGRPALAVLKGSGITNIMLTITRWFGGTLLGTGGLVKAYSDSAKLVLTEAVTEELIKKEPFQFECSYSEWKNLKRGLDEFSVEMLQADYGEKVTINGQIPLDKRTPFEAFIKNTSKGGISLVFPTYTQRDCRN; this is translated from the coding sequence ATGAAAGTTTTAATGCAATATGCTTCAAGTGAGCTCAACGTAAAAAACTCAAGATTTTTAGCCGAAATTTTTCCTATAAATTCGGCAGCTGAAGCTAGAGATCTTTTAAAAAGCCAAAAGGAGAAATATGAAGATGCCCGTCATGTAGTCCATGCCTTTGTTGCGGGCGAAAACGGAGAAGTCTTAGGCTGTTCCGATGACGGTGAACCTTCGGGAACAGCAGGCAGACCGGCTCTTGCAGTGCTCAAGGGTTCAGGAATCACAAACATAATGCTTACAATTACACGCTGGTTCGGCGGCACCCTTTTGGGAACGGGCGGTTTGGTAAAAGCTTATTCTGATTCTGCAAAACTTGTATTAACCGAGGCTGTAACCGAAGAGCTTATCAAAAAAGAGCCTTTTCAATTTGAATGTTCTTATTCCGAGTGGAAAAATTTAAAACGCGGTCTTGATGAATTTTCGGTTGAAATGTTACAAGCCGATTACGGTGAAAAAGTAACAATAAACGGTCAAATTCCTTTAGATAAAAGAACACCCTTTGAAGCTTTTATAAAAAATACTTCAAAGGGCGGTATAAGTTTAGTCTTCCCAACCTATACTCAAAGAGATTGCAGAAACTGA
- a CDS encoding FecR family protein has protein sequence MKKVFFIISLVCFILTPLLAISGEVVVVKGKAEIKQGGKWIPAKAGNKITSGLTISTGFKSELTLKIDGSVITVKPMTRLTIEEIAEKNETVSSEVYLNVGSVKADVKPASTKKVEFKVKTPVATASVRGTSGEIGSDGLLIGTSGSWSYVNNDGIETRVNIGDSVIISDTGMVTPAQNIKANEVLSESVKTLAEAEANFQTLTNQSLSIEEAMNIAASVSAISLSIGWED, from the coding sequence ATGAAAAAGGTATTTTTTATTATTAGTTTGGTTTGCTTTATTTTAACTCCGCTTTTAGCGATTAGCGGGGAGGTTGTTGTAGTCAAGGGAAAGGCTGAAATAAAGCAAGGCGGAAAATGGATTCCTGCAAAGGCAGGAAACAAAATAACATCGGGACTTACGATTTCAACAGGATTTAAATCCGAACTGACTTTAAAGATTGACGGTTCCGTTATTACGGTTAAACCTATGACAAGACTTACAATTGAAGAAATTGCCGAAAAGAATGAAACCGTTTCTTCAGAAGTCTATTTAAATGTAGGTTCAGTAAAAGCCGATGTAAAACCGGCGTCAACAAAAAAGGTTGAGTTTAAGGTAAAAACACCTGTTGCAACGGCTTCTGTCCGAGGAACATCCGGCGAGATCGGCTCTGACGGCCTTTTAATCGGAACAAGCGGATCATGGTCCTATGTCAATAACGATGGAATTGAAACAAGGGTAAATATCGGAGACTCCGTTATTATAAGCGATACAGGTATGGTAACCCCAGCTCAAAACATTAAAGCCAATGAGGTTTTATCGGAGTCTGTAAAAACTCTGGCTGAAGCGGAAGCTAACTTTCAAACGCTTACTAACCAATCCCTCAGCATTGAAGAAGCAATGAATATAGCAGCTTCAGTTTCTGCAATCTCTTTGAGTATAGGTTGGGAAGACTAA
- a CDS encoding IS110 family transposase produces the protein MTFFIGVDLHKTQFTVHVRTEERSETLNQIRQYKTDDKGYADFMTRIKAYKEIGAVVKIGVESTGNTRFFKHEVEKAGAEVTVINTLRFKVITESAKKTDKHDACTISEFLSKDMLPESYLCSKETENIRRLLKSRERLVRSIVGQKNEVHALLVSMGLKDESRSLQSKKGRQKVLDVLESNNDNVLEAQSVQLMFEIIRQMEESVKIIEKQLTELTKDDQMVNRLLSIRGCGKITAWTIRAYTEDMGRFASAKKYAAFADLFHGCLILMKVLGMENYEARPAGIKSELCTIGNGYKTLQRYCLLAFNAAL, from the coding sequence ATGACATTTTTTATTGGTGTGGATTTGCACAAAACACAGTTTACAGTTCATGTAAGAACGGAAGAAAGGTCTGAAACCCTAAATCAGATAAGACAATATAAAACTGATGACAAAGGTTATGCCGACTTTATGACAAGAATAAAAGCTTACAAAGAAATCGGAGCTGTTGTAAAAATTGGAGTTGAATCAACAGGGAACACCCGTTTTTTCAAACACGAGGTAGAAAAGGCAGGAGCAGAAGTTACAGTCATAAATACTTTGAGGTTCAAGGTTATAACCGAATCTGCTAAAAAAACGGATAAGCATGATGCTTGTACAATTTCAGAGTTTCTATCAAAAGACATGCTGCCTGAAAGCTATCTTTGCAGTAAAGAAACGGAGAATATCAGACGTCTTTTAAAGTCGAGAGAAAGATTGGTTCGCTCTATAGTGGGACAAAAGAATGAAGTGCATGCTCTTTTGGTAAGCATGGGGCTAAAAGATGAAAGCCGGAGCCTGCAAAGTAAAAAAGGACGCCAGAAAGTTCTGGACGTCCTTGAGTCGAATAACGACAACGTGCTCGAGGCACAATCAGTACAACTGATGTTTGAAATTATAAGGCAAATGGAAGAAAGTGTCAAGATAATAGAAAAACAACTTACAGAATTGACAAAGGATGATCAAATGGTAAATCGTCTTTTGAGTATACGAGGTTGTGGAAAGATAACGGCATGGACCATAAGAGCCTATACTGAGGATATGGGAAGGTTTGCAAGTGCAAAAAAATATGCAGCCTTTGCGGACTTGTTCCATGGGTGTCTGATTCTAATGAAAGTATTAGGCATGGAAAATTACGAAGCGAGGCCCGCAGGAATTAAGAGTGAGCTTTGTACAATTGGTAATGGGTATAAGACGTTGCAAAGATACTGCCTGTTGGCGTTTAATGCAGCGTTATGA
- a CDS encoding ATP-binding protein, translating to MAAGKQLIKENSAYIDILPEWAQELSRKYCSKTANLYFVHGNIRDFLPHQITEYGHNFLFVKIRDYISEVLFGNQDIIVYYDKSGGISFCTSDMERAYLETMHTTYPDVPPENFLSRDPEEAFSYLERYFVLNFGKNLRIVLIVDYAETIIPADEIGNLDETDRYCLVTLNRWSHEPSFTREDISIIMLTENLTDLNPRLTASPSTIKVRIPLPDAAVRVNFLEHLRRTEEILLAERGLSPERMGALTSGLNLLNLYQLVGESYQDDKPISLDYLATKKREIIENEAGGLLEFIDTDYDLSLVSGHDFVKKRFKIAAKALKAARTDVLPMGYLISGPIGTGKTFIVSAFAGEIGIPMVRLRNFRSQWQGATESNLEKVLNILRAMSPVAVMIDEADVVLGNRTANDISGTSGRVFAQIANFMGNTAYRGKIIWFLITCRPDLIPVDLKRQGRAEEHLALFYPETDAERLDLFETLQRKLRIKLHDVNLNSIIKKIKFDVSGADIEAILVRAKMNATVEGRAMVIQKDLEETIADFIPPSYPYEIELQNLVAAIECTSKEMVPKKYQSMQRSAMSSEIFEIKQLLGEK from the coding sequence ATGGCAGCGGGAAAACAGCTGATTAAAGAAAATAGTGCCTATATAGATATTTTGCCGGAATGGGCTCAGGAGCTTTCCAGAAAATATTGCTCAAAAACGGCAAACCTTTACTTTGTACATGGAAATATAAGGGATTTTTTACCCCATCAAATAACCGAATACGGACATAATTTTTTATTTGTAAAAATAAGGGACTATATTTCCGAAGTTTTATTTGGAAATCAGGATATAATAGTGTACTACGATAAGTCGGGCGGTATTTCTTTTTGTACTTCCGATATGGAAAGAGCTTATCTTGAGACAATGCATACGACTTATCCTGATGTACCTCCCGAAAACTTTTTATCCCGCGATCCTGAGGAGGCTTTTTCTTACCTTGAAAGGTATTTTGTTCTAAATTTCGGCAAGAATTTGAGGATTGTTCTTATCGTAGATTATGCCGAAACCATAATTCCTGCCGATGAGATCGGAAATTTGGATGAAACCGATAGGTACTGTCTTGTTACCCTAAACAGATGGTCCCATGAGCCTTCTTTTACTCGGGAAGATATCTCGATAATAATGCTTACCGAAAACCTGACAGACCTAAATCCCCGCCTTACAGCTTCTCCTTCTACAATAAAGGTGCGTATTCCCCTGCCTGATGCAGCCGTAAGGGTTAATTTTTTAGAACATTTAAGACGTACCGAGGAAATCCTTTTAGCCGAGCGGGGCTTGAGTCCTGAAAGAATGGGCGCTTTAACCTCCGGTTTAAACCTATTAAATCTCTACCAGCTTGTAGGAGAGTCTTATCAGGACGACAAGCCTATAAGTTTGGATTATTTGGCAACCAAAAAAAGGGAAATTATCGAAAATGAGGCCGGAGGCCTCTTGGAATTTATAGATACGGATTATGACCTATCCCTTGTTTCAGGTCATGACTTTGTAAAAAAACGCTTTAAAATTGCGGCAAAGGCTTTAAAGGCTGCCCGAACCGATGTTCTTCCTATGGGCTATCTTATTTCCGGGCCTATAGGCACAGGGAAAACATTTATAGTGTCGGCCTTTGCGGGCGAAATAGGTATTCCTATGGTGCGTTTACGCAATTTCCGCTCCCAATGGCAGGGAGCAACCGAATCGAATCTTGAAAAAGTGCTGAATATTTTGAGGGCTATGTCGCCTGTGGCTGTGATGATAGATGAGGCCGATGTTGTGCTCGGAAACCGCACCGCTAACGATATATCCGGTACTTCGGGACGGGTTTTTGCTCAAATAGCAAATTTTATGGGAAATACGGCTTATAGGGGAAAGATAATCTGGTTTTTGATTACCTGCCGCCCCGACCTGATTCCCGTCGACTTAAAAAGACAGGGCAGGGCCGAAGAACATCTGGCTCTTTTTTACCCCGAAACCGATGCCGAAAGGCTCGACCTTTTTGAAACCCTTCAAAGAAAGCTCCGCATCAAGCTCCATGATGTAAATTTAAATTCGATAATAAAAAAGATTAAATTCGATGTATCCGGTGCGGATATAGAAGCTATTTTAGTGCGTGCTAAGATGAATGCCACTGTAGAAGGCAGGGCAATGGTTATACAAAAGGACTTGGAAGAAACTATAGCTGACTTTATTCCGCCTTCTTATCCTTATGAGATAGAGCTGCAAAACCTTGTTGCAGCAATTGAATGTACAAGCAAGGAGATGGTTCCGAAAAAGTATCAATCTATGCAGCGCTCTGCCATGTCCTCGGAAATTTTCGAGATAAAGCAGCTTTTAGGCGAAAAATAA
- the nrdR gene encoding transcriptional regulator NrdR: MRCPHCGSCDDKVMESRTLAQGDCIRRRRECLACGYRFTSYEHIEEKPFMVIKKDGRREPFDRKKLEKGIERALEKRPVSSNIIENIVSEIEDQAILNSGLNKEIETTVLGEMVLSHLYSVDKVAYIRFASVYKQFSNLDEFVSEVKKVRKITK; the protein is encoded by the coding sequence ATGAGATGTCCGCATTGCGGAAGCTGCGATGATAAGGTTATGGAATCAAGAACTCTGGCTCAAGGGGACTGTATACGCAGAAGAAGGGAATGTCTTGCCTGCGGATACCGCTTTACAAGCTATGAGCATATTGAAGAAAAACCCTTTATGGTTATCAAAAAGGACGGCCGCAGGGAACCCTTTGACCGTAAAAAGCTTGAAAAAGGTATTGAAAGAGCCCTTGAAAAGAGGCCTGTTTCATCAAATATAATTGAAAATATAGTAAGTGAAATTGAAGATCAGGCTATTTTAAATTCAGGCCTTAACAAAGAAATAGAAACTACTGTTTTAGGCGAAATGGTTTTATCTCATTTATATTCCGTAGATAAGGTAGCATATATTCGCTTTGCCTCCGTTTATAAGCAATTCAGCAACTTAGATGAATTTGTTAGTGAGGTAAAGAAGGTTCGAAAAATAACTAAATAA
- a CDS encoding ribonucleoside triphosphate reductase gives MEEKSTNQTVFPEWKSFLGTMEKAKPEILRSVVKRSGEIEAYNRKKIEKAINKAITAVEGSPNDEKAVFLTDKVEEKLKNIMASRYAHSIPAIEEIQDVVELVLIEQQEARLAKAYILYRAKREAVRDAESLMLNINSTMDGYLSQSDWRVKENANVNFSLGGLILHNSGTITANYWLKNIYTPAIAEAHITAAFHIHDLSMFSGYCAGWSLRQLIHEGLGGVPDKITSKPPKHLSTLIQQIVNFLGIMQNEWAGAQAFSSFDTYLAPFVKKDNMSEANVKQCLQSFVYGVNTPSRWGSQAPFTNITLDWVCPPDLANQKAVVGGETQDFTYGDCQKEMDMINKLFIELMLEGDAAGRGFQYPIPTYNITSDFDWSSPNAKLLFEMTARYGTPYFQNFINSDLNPGDVRSMCCRLQLDKRELRKRGGGLFGSDEFTGSIGVVTINMPQIGYLSKTEKDYFDRLDYLMDIAKQSLEIKRKVIEKLLEGGLFPYTKRYLHHLNNHFSTIGICGMNESCLNFLGEDIVSPRGKAFAEKVLTYMRNRLADFQEETGSLFNLEATPAESTSYRLARHDKNQFPDIISSGDAEPYYTNSSQLPVAYTTDVFEALDHQESLQRKYTGGTVFHIFLGESIKDWESCRDLVKAVANNYRIPYFSVSPTFSICPVHGYLEGEHFECPYCKREKQAKLELKLAELEKERAEVLNASSKI, from the coding sequence ATGGAGGAAAAAAGTACAAATCAAACGGTTTTTCCTGAATGGAAGTCCTTTTTAGGGACAATGGAGAAGGCAAAGCCTGAAATCTTGCGCTCGGTAGTAAAGCGCTCAGGAGAAATTGAGGCGTATAATCGTAAAAAAATAGAAAAAGCTATTAATAAGGCTATAACCGCAGTTGAAGGCAGTCCCAACGATGAAAAGGCTGTGTTTTTAACCGATAAGGTCGAAGAAAAGCTTAAAAATATTATGGCATCCCGTTATGCCCATTCTATTCCGGCAATAGAAGAGATTCAGGATGTTGTAGAGCTTGTTTTAATTGAACAGCAGGAAGCCCGTCTTGCAAAGGCCTATATCCTGTACAGGGCAAAGAGGGAGGCCGTACGGGATGCAGAAAGCCTCATGCTGAATATAAACAGCACCATGGACGGCTATTTAAGCCAATCCGACTGGCGCGTAAAAGAAAATGCCAACGTAAACTTTTCTTTAGGCGGTCTTATTCTTCATAACTCCGGTACTATTACGGCAAATTATTGGCTTAAAAATATTTATACACCGGCTATTGCCGAAGCCCATATAACGGCAGCCTTTCATATTCATGACCTTTCAATGTTTTCAGGCTACTGTGCAGGCTGGTCCCTTAGGCAGCTTATCCACGAAGGTTTGGGCGGGGTTCCTGATAAGATTACCTCAAAGCCGCCTAAGCATTTGTCGACCCTTATTCAGCAGATAGTCAACTTTTTAGGCATTATGCAGAACGAGTGGGCCGGAGCTCAAGCCTTCAGCTCCTTTGACACATATTTGGCTCCCTTTGTAAAAAAAGATAATATGAGTGAAGCCAACGTAAAACAGTGCCTTCAAAGCTTCGTTTACGGTGTAAACACTCCCAGCCGCTGGGGCTCTCAGGCTCCCTTTACGAATATAACCTTGGACTGGGTATGTCCGCCCGACCTTGCAAACCAAAAGGCTGTTGTCGGCGGAGAAACACAGGATTTTACATACGGCGACTGTCAAAAAGAAATGGATATGATAAATAAGCTCTTTATTGAGCTTATGCTTGAAGGAGATGCCGCAGGACGCGGTTTCCAATATCCAATTCCCACTTACAATATAACCTCCGATTTTGACTGGTCAAGTCCGAATGCAAAACTGCTTTTTGAGATGACTGCCCGATACGGTACACCCTATTTTCAAAACTTTATAAATTCCGACCTAAATCCCGGGGATGTGCGTTCCATGTGCTGCCGTCTTCAACTCGATAAAAGGGAATTGCGTAAAAGAGGAGGAGGCCTTTTCGGCTCCGATGAGTTTACGGGTTCCATAGGGGTAGTTACGATAAACATGCCTCAAATCGGGTACCTGTCAAAAACCGAAAAGGACTACTTTGACCGCTTGGACTACCTCATGGACATCGCAAAGCAAAGCCTTGAGATAAAGCGGAAGGTAATCGAAAAGCTCTTGGAGGGCGGCCTTTTCCCGTATACAAAGAGGTATTTACATCATTTAAACAATCACTTTTCGACTATAGGAATTTGCGGTATGAACGAGTCCTGCCTAAACTTTTTAGGCGAGGATATTGTAAGCCCTAGGGGAAAGGCTTTTGCCGAAAAGGTATTAACCTATATGAGAAACCGCCTTGCCGACTTCCAAGAAGAAACCGGCAGCTTATTCAATCTTGAAGCAACTCCGGCTGAAAGTACTTCTTACAGACTGGCTCGCCACGATAAAAATCAGTTCCCCGATATAATAAGTTCGGGAGATGCCGAGCCTTATTACACCAACTCAAGCCAGCTTCCCGTTGCCTATACTACCGATGTTTTTGAAGCCTTGGATCATCAAGAAAGTTTACAGCGTAAGTATACGGGAGGTACGGTTTTTCACATATTCTTGGGTGAATCTATCAAGGATTGGGAATCTTGCAGGGATTTGGTTAAGGCTGTTGCAAACAATTACCGTATTCCCTATTTTTCGGTTTCGCCTACATTTTCGATATGTCCTGTTCACGGCTATCTTGAGGGCGAGCATTTTGAGTGCCCTTATTGCAAGCGTGAAAAACAGGCAAAACTTGAACTGAAACTGGCCGAGCTTGAAAAAGAAAGGGCTGAGGTCTTGAATGCTTCTTCTAAAATTTAA
- the hflK gene encoding FtsH protease activity modulator HflK — MKQKKVDPSKMLGALRTVIILVVIALIAFSGIKVIPTTDNGVVTRFGKYANTLSPGLNFVIPFVDQVYKVPVKTVQKEEFGFRTARSSERSEYQNSILSESSMLTGDLNIINVEWVIQYKIVDPKAWLFNVEEDQRNKTVRDISKSVVNSLVGDRAIMDIISLDRDSIAVLAQEKMNEKYKQIGIGISVSSVQLQNIVPPHEVQAAFEDVNIAIQDMNRLINEGKEAYNKEIPKAKGEAQKMIEEARGYASERINKANGDVARFNAVYSEYVKAPDITRRRLYLETLDSIFKNNENITLIDKNLKNLLPLKELNKGGN, encoded by the coding sequence ATGAAGCAAAAAAAGGTTGATCCTTCAAAGATGTTAGGAGCTTTACGTACGGTAATAATACTTGTCGTAATTGCTCTTATAGCTTTTTCGGGAATAAAGGTTATCCCTACAACGGATAACGGAGTTGTTACCCGTTTCGGTAAATATGCAAATACCCTTTCACCTGGGCTTAACTTTGTAATTCCCTTTGTAGATCAGGTTTATAAGGTTCCGGTTAAAACCGTTCAAAAGGAAGAATTCGGCTTTCGCACTGCAAGATCGAGTGAAAGAAGCGAGTACCAAAATTCCATTTTAAGTGAATCTTCAATGCTTACTGGGGACCTAAACATCATAAATGTTGAATGGGTTATTCAGTATAAAATAGTGGACCCTAAGGCTTGGCTTTTTAATGTTGAAGAAGATCAAAGAAATAAAACCGTCAGAGATATTTCAAAATCCGTTGTAAACAGCTTGGTAGGGGACAGAGCTATAATGGACATAATCAGCTTGGATCGTGACAGCATTGCAGTTTTAGCACAAGAAAAAATGAACGAAAAATATAAGCAGATCGGCATTGGAATTTCCGTTTCATCGGTACAATTGCAAAACATTGTTCCGCCTCATGAAGTTCAAGCTGCCTTTGAGGATGTCAATATAGCGATTCAGGATATGAATAGGCTCATAAACGAGGGAAAGGAAGCCTACAATAAAGAGATTCCTAAGGCAAAGGGTGAGGCTCAAAAAATGATTGAAGAAGCGAGGGGCTATGCTTCCGAAAGAATAAACAAGGCAAACGGAGATGTTGCCCGTTTTAACGCCGTTTATTCGGAATATGTAAAGGCTCCCGATATTACGAGGAGAAGGCTCTACCTTGAAACTCTTGATTCTATTTTTAAAAATAATGAAAATATTACCCTAATAGACAAAAACTTAAAAAACCTTTTACCTTTAAAAGAATTAAATAAGGGAGGAAATTGA
- the hflC gene encoding protease modulator HflC, which yields MENYENTENGNTEDVKFENLSSKNKIKPEKAKKDKKGFGLFFFVVILIILFFFLKPFYILNEGNVAIITKFGAVVKTEKEAGLHFKMPLIHTVNKYTAKLLRLDGDPQKILTLEKQYLRVDTTSRWRIVDVKKFYESLTTYDSAYSRLSDIVDSSVRDIISVNSLADVVRSSNIINESKTTEEFNLENAEVDLGSLKTEKVNFPVIKKGRETLADEILAKANSQLGEFGLEVVDLIFKGIKYSDELENSVFSRMIKERNQIAGTFRSTGDGEKLKILGELENEKRTILSQAYAEAERIKGDADAKAVAIYAESYGKSPEFYSFWKSMEIYKNSLPETEKVLSTDMEYFQYLYRH from the coding sequence ATGGAAAACTATGAAAATACCGAAAACGGAAACACTGAAGATGTAAAATTTGAAAATCTTTCTTCCAAAAATAAGATAAAACCTGAAAAAGCAAAAAAAGATAAAAAAGGTTTCGGATTGTTTTTCTTTGTGGTTATACTCATTATTTTGTTTTTTTTCCTAAAGCCGTTTTATATTTTAAATGAAGGCAATGTTGCCATTATAACGAAATTCGGAGCTGTAGTAAAAACGGAAAAAGAGGCTGGGCTTCATTTTAAAATGCCCTTGATTCATACGGTAAACAAATACACGGCAAAACTCTTGCGGTTGGACGGCGATCCTCAAAAGATTCTTACCCTAGAAAAACAATATCTTAGAGTAGATACTACCAGCCGATGGCGTATAGTTGACGTAAAAAAGTTTTACGAATCCCTTACAACTTATGATAGTGCTTATTCCCGCCTTTCGGATATTGTAGATTCATCGGTTAGAGATATTATTTCGGTAAACAGTCTTGCCGATGTTGTACGAAGCTCAAATATTATAAATGAAAGTAAAACCACGGAAGAGTTTAACCTTGAAAATGCCGAAGTTGACCTCGGTTCCTTAAAAACGGAAAAAGTAAACTTTCCTGTGATAAAAAAGGGCAGGGAAACTCTGGCTGATGAAATTCTCGCAAAGGCCAATAGCCAGCTCGGTGAATTCGGCTTGGAAGTGGTTGACCTAATTTTTAAAGGAATTAAGTATTCGGATGAGCTTGAAAATTCCGTATTCAGCCGCATGATAAAAGAAAGGAATCAGATTGCCGGAACCTTTAGGTCTACAGGCGACGGTGAAAAGCTTAAAATCTTAGGCGAATTGGAAAACGAAAAAAGGACTATCTTGTCGCAAGCTTATGCCGAGGCAGAAAGGATAAAGGGAGATGCCGATGCAAAGGCTGTTGCAATCTATGCCGAAAGTTACGGTAAGTCCCCCGAATTCTACAGCTTTTGGAAAAGCATGGAAATTTATAAAAATTCCTTGCCCGAAACTGAAAAAGTCCTCTCAACAGATATGGAATATTTTCAGTACCTATATAGGCATTAA